The Gemmatimonadota bacterium genome has a segment encoding these proteins:
- a CDS encoding FG-GAP-like repeat-containing protein, with protein MIVLLLLLIALSIGCGEQKTPSPSMRIDYTTHLQQGIESMRRAQHEAAEAEFRRCIQIDSTRSAAYLHLGKVLAIQNRSEAITAFERAVARNPDAVEARTWLARLYRSQREPARAAAQFEAALARQPLMLDVRKEYVTYLLGGETIWFENQKMGSSGQILPLNDSRILLERAFHHADKLSDNAINDAEARYLAGLALLRMGDYEAAIERLKVAMQMQKDRLDLRVPDRLGVAYYRAGQYRKSAETFLNLLRALPETDEWFFRTQWNLKQAYDKLGGYPWSLWSYYRFDQRPESTDTPQPVRFTDVARDLGVAKLDGAGPSAWGDIDGDGDLDLLAQGCDTYLAFYRNDGTRFVDISNQIGLKDVDSGFSGNLVDYDNDGDLDLYIARSGWSGPGPNALYRNDGDQFTDVSAASGTNDGGSGFVSLWGDTDNDGDLDLFIANGIAGDGSSNAHYRNNGNGTFVETTDEAGLYFDLGTVGAAFGDYDLDGDLDLFITGFETPNALYRNRGDGTFVDVAQASNVAGSGKLRGYVSFFFDYDNDGDLDILTTCLAGFKESLEGQQVGYTAPTDPAYPTPKLYRNEGPAEGWRFTDVSYEAGFIYAHGVMGGNVGDIDNDGYLDIYFGTGDPDLGRLEPNRFYRNNGNGTFTDLTEYAGMGHLGKGHGITFADYDADGDLDVYAPQGGWYHGDLFENALYRNESENQNRWLQIALQGRQSNRSGIGAKLRLTVGNRTLFREVPGSVGFGSTDPYAIHFGLGDTDHATRLKVIWPSGTVQIVENLSAGQIVNVTEPIP; from the coding sequence ATGATTGTACTCCTTCTGCTACTGATTGCCCTGTCAATCGGATGCGGTGAGCAAAAAACACCTTCTCCGAGCATGCGAATAGATTATACCACGCATCTCCAGCAGGGAATAGAAAGCATGCGGCGGGCGCAGCACGAAGCGGCTGAAGCCGAGTTCCGCCGATGTATTCAAATCGACTCGACGCGAAGTGCGGCCTATCTCCACCTGGGCAAAGTACTCGCAATCCAAAACCGCTCCGAAGCGATAACCGCGTTTGAGCGAGCAGTAGCCCGCAATCCGGATGCAGTTGAAGCGCGAACCTGGCTCGCGCGGCTTTACCGATCACAGCGGGAACCCGCCCGCGCAGCAGCACAATTTGAAGCGGCCCTTGCGAGACAACCCCTCATGCTGGACGTGCGAAAAGAATACGTCACCTATTTGCTGGGCGGGGAAACCATCTGGTTTGAAAATCAAAAAATGGGAAGCAGCGGACAGATCCTGCCCCTGAACGACTCCCGCATCTTGCTGGAACGCGCATTTCACCACGCCGATAAATTATCCGATAACGCCATAAACGATGCAGAAGCGCGCTATCTGGCTGGCCTCGCCCTTCTGAGAATGGGAGATTACGAAGCGGCAATTGAACGCTTGAAAGTAGCGATGCAAATGCAAAAGGACCGCCTGGACCTCCGCGTACCGGATCGGCTGGGCGTAGCCTATTACCGCGCGGGACAGTATCGAAAATCAGCCGAAACATTCTTAAATTTGCTGCGCGCCCTCCCCGAAACAGACGAATGGTTTTTCCGCACCCAGTGGAATCTGAAACAAGCCTATGACAAACTCGGCGGTTATCCCTGGTCGTTGTGGTCCTATTATCGCTTTGACCAGCGCCCCGAATCCACAGACACACCCCAGCCCGTGCGCTTTACAGATGTAGCCCGCGACCTGGGCGTAGCCAAATTGGACGGAGCAGGACCGAGTGCCTGGGGAGACATCGACGGCGACGGCGACCTGGATCTGCTGGCTCAGGGATGCGACACATACCTCGCATTTTACCGCAACGACGGAACGCGATTTGTGGATATCAGCAATCAGATCGGCCTGAAAGATGTGGATTCGGGATTCTCGGGAAATCTCGTCGATTACGACAACGACGGCGACCTGGACCTCTACATCGCCCGCAGCGGGTGGTCCGGCCCCGGTCCAAACGCGCTCTACCGCAATGATGGCGACCAATTCACCGATGTATCCGCAGCTTCGGGCACAAATGATGGGGGATCGGGATTTGTCTCCCTGTGGGGCGATACCGACAACGATGGCGACCTGGATTTATTTATAGCAAATGGCATTGCCGGAGACGGCTCCTCAAACGCGCACTACCGCAACAATGGAAACGGAACATTTGTCGAAACTACCGATGAGGCGGGCCTTTATTTTGACCTGGGCACAGTGGGCGCAGCCTTCGGCGATTACGACTTAGACGGCGACCTGGACCTCTTTATAACCGGCTTTGAGACGCCCAATGCCCTGTATCGAAATCGCGGCGACGGCACATTTGTCGATGTGGCACAAGCCTCCAACGTCGCCGGAAGCGGCAAACTTCGGGGCTATGTATCCTTCTTCTTCGACTACGACAACGACGGAGATCTGGACATCCTGACCACCTGCCTTGCCGGATTCAAAGAGAGCTTAGAGGGACAACAGGTCGGCTATACCGCACCCACAGACCCGGCCTACCCAACGCCCAAGCTATACCGCAACGAGGGCCCGGCCGAAGGCTGGCGCTTCACAGATGTATCCTACGAAGCGGGATTCATCTATGCCCACGGCGTAATGGGCGGCAATGTGGGAGATATAGATAACGACGGGTACCTGGACATATACTTCGGGACGGGCGATCCGGACCTGGGACGCCTGGAGCCAAACCGGTTTTATCGCAACAACGGAAACGGGACATTCACCGACCTGACCGAATACGCGGGAATGGGACACCTCGGCAAAGGACACGGCATCACATTTGCCGATTACGACGCAGATGGCGACCTGGATGTGTACGCACCGCAAGGCGGATGGTACCACGGGGACCTATTCGAAAACGCGCTTTACCGCAACGAATCGGAAAATCAGAATCGCTGGTTACAGATCGCACTTCAAGGACGTCAAAGCAATCGATCAGGCATAGGCGCAAAATTGCGCCTGACAGTCGGAAACCGCACCCTGTTCCGGGAGGTACCCGGAAGCGTCGGATTCGGGTCAACCGATCCCTATGCCATCCATTTTGGATTGGGAGACACCGACCACGCAACGCGACTAAAAGTGATCTGGCCCAGCGGAACAGTGCAGATCGTAGAAAATCTGTCCGCGGGACAAATTGTGAATGTCACAGAACCCATACCCTGA
- a CDS encoding ABC transporter ATP-binding protein encodes MSAILAQGLTRIYRRSVEEIAALFGVDLIVEPGEFVAITGASGAGKTTLLNLLGCLDRPTSGLLKLLDRDVSTLRGKDLETIRRQHVGFVFQDYCLVPTLTVEENVALPLLFSRALHQRDRVKDLLARVDLQHRSDHLPHELSGGEQQRVAISRALVNNPEILLADEPTGNLDSKRGNEIVALLRDMNRTERLTIVLSTHNLDLANRADRQIKLVDGRVV; translated from the coding sequence ATGTCGGCTATTCTCGCACAGGGCCTCACCCGCATATACCGCCGTTCAGTCGAAGAAATCGCGGCATTATTCGGTGTAGATCTGATCGTAGAACCCGGCGAATTTGTAGCCATCACAGGCGCGTCGGGCGCGGGAAAAACAACCCTATTAAACCTTCTGGGATGTCTGGACCGCCCTACATCGGGCCTCTTGAAATTGCTGGATCGAGACGTGAGCACTTTGCGCGGCAAAGACCTGGAAACCATACGTCGGCAACACGTGGGATTCGTATTTCAAGACTATTGCCTGGTCCCCACATTGACCGTCGAAGAAAATGTGGCACTCCCCCTCCTCTTTTCCCGCGCCCTACATCAACGCGACCGGGTAAAAGACTTGCTCGCACGCGTGGATTTGCAGCACCGATCAGATCACCTGCCCCACGAACTATCGGGGGGCGAACAGCAACGGGTAGCCATTTCACGCGCACTCGTAAACAACCCCGAAATCTTGCTCGCAGATGAACCAACTGGCAACCTGGATTCAAAACGGGGGAATGAGATTGTGGCATTGTTGCGGGATATGAACCGCACCGAGAGATTGACAATCGTGCTATCCACGCACAACCTGGATCTGGCAAATCGAGCAGACCGCCAGATAAAACTCGTAGATGGACGGGTAGTCTGA
- a CDS encoding ABC transporter permease has product MVIFQFISVTLKELRRHRTRSALTISGVALSVCVLVSLLGLGTGYRTSLIHSIDRLGYHVLVTSKGCPYEAATLLMQGGVIPMYMDEAIHREILRDADVATTTRLFLGSLPVHREGFSLITGIENSFLEMKPWLTFQRGEWFNEGATDEVILGYSVAAYYRKNIGDDFPLKGMGQTFRVRGVFDRSGTQDDGTIFVPLGVAQRLFDKKEKLTGIGVKLKDLSRIDVFSERVFEIPSVQVITMAQVQRTLLDLLGTARFFIGTVAIVAVAIAVLGVMNTMLIAVFERTREIGVMRAIGASRGDVFALICAEALTICTIGGIAGGGIAVLGSRLASEAVRAILPFAPPGVLVQIDGVLLIGGIAMAVGMGILAGVIPGWRASRLHPIAWMR; this is encoded by the coding sequence TTGGTCATTTTTCAATTTATAAGCGTCACCCTGAAAGAACTGCGGCGACACCGCACGCGAAGTGCCCTGACCATAAGCGGCGTGGCCCTATCCGTATGCGTCCTGGTCAGCCTCCTGGGCCTGGGAACCGGATACCGCACATCCCTCATCCACAGCATCGACCGCCTGGGTTATCACGTACTGGTCACCTCAAAAGGATGCCCCTACGAAGCCGCGACCCTGTTGATGCAAGGTGGGGTAATACCGATGTACATGGACGAAGCCATCCACCGGGAAATTCTTCGAGACGCCGATGTGGCGACCACGACGCGGTTATTCCTCGGATCGCTTCCCGTACACCGGGAAGGATTTTCCCTGATAACGGGAATAGAAAACAGCTTTTTGGAAATGAAACCCTGGCTCACCTTCCAGCGTGGCGAGTGGTTCAACGAAGGCGCGACCGACGAGGTAATACTGGGCTACAGCGTAGCGGCGTATTATCGGAAAAACATCGGGGACGACTTTCCGCTCAAAGGAATGGGACAAACATTTCGCGTGCGCGGGGTTTTTGACCGCAGCGGAACGCAGGACGACGGCACCATCTTCGTCCCACTTGGAGTAGCGCAGCGCCTCTTCGACAAAAAGGAGAAACTCACAGGCATCGGCGTAAAATTAAAAGACCTGTCCAGAATAGACGTATTTTCGGAACGCGTATTCGAAATACCCTCGGTACAGGTTATCACCATGGCGCAGGTCCAGCGAACCCTTCTCGACCTCCTGGGCACCGCGCGGTTTTTCATCGGAACAGTCGCCATCGTAGCCGTGGCAATTGCAGTACTCGGCGTAATGAATACCATGCTAATCGCGGTCTTTGAACGAACGCGAGAAATCGGTGTAATGCGAGCAATTGGCGCATCCCGTGGCGACGTATTTGCATTGATCTGTGCAGAGGCATTGACAATCTGCACCATAGGCGGAATCGCAGGTGGCGGAATCGCGGTCCTGGGCAGCCGCCTGGCATCTGAAGCCGTGCGCGCGATCCTCCCATTTGCCCCCCCAGGCGTACTGGTGCAAATTGATGGCGTACTACTAATCGGCGGGATTGCAATGGCAGTCGGCATGGGTATACTGGCCGGAGTCATACCGGGGTGGCGGGCTTCCCGCCTGCATCCCATTGCGTGGATGCGCTGA
- a CDS encoding ammonia-forming cytochrome c nitrite reductase subunit c552 — protein MKKIIGVLLIGVCLACKPSQPDVSTEFVGVHRCVSCHLEAYQKWQRTTHATSMQEATPQTVKGDFTKNNTYTFGGVTSTMSLQNGRYYITTPGADGAQGIHEVLYTIGDRDTQWYITELSGGHLQILPVYFDVRRNAWYNPVEGIIASPSERPLDPRDTSFWMHFGRNWSAQCFDCHASQIAVNYDPDAGTYDSRWVDLSINCETCHGSGQGHVAFWERALTDADAAGMQDTSLVNLRMLSAEQSVELCAQCHATKRILKLGYRPGDNFYDFYEPVVLDFEGMWPNGRYRHLAYNYTALTLSPCYTEGGVTCLTCHPSHGPEGKKKTRADFDGICMQCHRDIEPREHSRHEQHIACVDCHMPPIPEVRRVRVFDHRIASPVPANTVRFGIPNACGECHGDRTPEWAVEKTEAWWGKQDDYLLQTAAVALGRQGNPMAVFPLKDELVDLSNNPTRRASAALLLGRTRSSQAVPTLLNALKDPHPLVRAKAVEGLGLIGQARVVPALVLMLDDPVRLVRFALVPAIENLGAYHLKDQDYERYEAIFAEYEQASKAVWATDPYVHAFLGWAYVRRGNTELAQRAFKRALRIWPGIEDAARGLAQIHNLEKNDR, from the coding sequence ATGAAAAAAATCATAGGGGTTCTTCTGATCGGCGTCTGTCTGGCGTGCAAGCCATCTCAACCCGATGTATCGACGGAGTTCGTTGGTGTACATCGCTGTGTGAGTTGCCACCTGGAAGCGTATCAAAAATGGCAGCGCACGACCCATGCGACGTCTATGCAAGAAGCGACTCCGCAGACTGTTAAGGGCGATTTCACAAAAAATAATACCTATACTTTTGGCGGTGTTACCTCAACGATGAGTCTTCAAAATGGTCGCTATTACATTACTACGCCAGGGGCCGATGGGGCGCAAGGTATCCACGAGGTGCTCTACACGATTGGCGATCGGGATACGCAGTGGTACATCACCGAGCTTTCCGGAGGCCATTTGCAGATTCTTCCGGTTTATTTCGATGTTCGCAGAAATGCCTGGTACAATCCCGTTGAAGGTATTATTGCCTCGCCGTCCGAACGGCCTTTAGATCCCCGCGATACGTCGTTCTGGATGCATTTTGGGCGCAATTGGAGCGCGCAGTGTTTTGACTGTCACGCGAGTCAGATTGCGGTCAATTACGATCCCGATGCGGGTACTTATGATTCCCGCTGGGTAGATTTGAGCATCAATTGCGAGACCTGTCACGGTTCCGGGCAGGGGCATGTCGCGTTTTGGGAGAGAGCGCTGACAGATGCCGATGCTGCCGGTATGCAGGATACTTCGCTGGTGAATTTGAGAATGCTCTCCGCAGAACAATCCGTAGAGCTTTGTGCGCAGTGCCACGCGACGAAGCGCATTTTGAAGCTGGGCTATCGACCCGGCGACAATTTTTACGATTTTTACGAACCTGTTGTTCTGGATTTTGAAGGTATGTGGCCCAATGGTCGCTACCGGCATCTCGCGTATAATTATACGGCGCTCACGCTCAGTCCCTGTTATACAGAGGGCGGGGTGACGTGTTTGACCTGTCACCCGTCCCATGGTCCGGAGGGGAAAAAGAAGACACGGGCAGATTTCGACGGTATATGTATGCAGTGTCACCGGGATATAGAGCCACGTGAACACAGTCGCCACGAGCAGCACATCGCCTGTGTAGATTGCCACATGCCCCCGATTCCAGAAGTGCGCCGGGTGCGCGTGTTTGACCACCGCATTGCATCCCCGGTTCCGGCGAATACGGTGCGTTTTGGCATTCCAAATGCCTGCGGTGAATGCCACGGAGACCGCACACCCGAATGGGCTGTAGAAAAAACAGAGGCCTGGTGGGGGAAACAGGATGATTATCTTTTGCAAACGGCGGCTGTTGCTCTGGGACGACAGGGCAATCCGATGGCTGTGTTTCCTCTGAAAGACGAGTTGGTCGATCTGTCCAATAATCCCACGCGGCGAGCTTCTGCGGCTCTGCTTTTGGGGCGTACACGGTCCTCACAGGCTGTTCCCACGCTCCTCAATGCTTTAAAAGATCCGCACCCGCTTGTGCGGGCAAAGGCGGTAGAGGGTCTGGGTTTGATCGGTCAGGCGCGGGTTGTGCCCGCGTTGGTTCTAATGTTAGACGATCCGGTTCGGCTTGTGCGGTTTGCCCTCGTGCCAGCTATTGAAAATCTGGGTGCATACCATCTCAAGGATCAGGACTACGAGCGCTATGAGGCCATTTTTGCCGAGTACGAACAGGCGAGTAAAGCGGTTTGGGCGACTGATCCCTATGTGCATGCGTTTCTCGGATGGGCTTATGTGAGGCGGGGGAATACGGAATTGGCCCAGCGCGCTTTCAAGCGGGCACTGCGGATTTGGCCCGGTATTGAGGATGCGGCCAGAGGTCTGGCGCAGATACACAACTTAGAAAAAAACGACCGATGA
- a CDS encoding PorV/PorQ family protein, with the protein MKRLTIYTMLLAVGLLGSDAWAQNYQLPSGVRAGQHRTKEFHGTGRASFHALKVGQSARAAAMGDAFTAAADDINAMFWNTAALTHIERFEYALGYTRWMVDSKFFNGAVAWRYGQQTFGLSVIQFDGGTSRETTPLDPQGRFTRDISAGDIFINFGYAYKMTDKLSLGASIKWIQETLDQDKINSASFDFSSVFYTGFGSSRLAMTLRNFGKDQELVIPGSLPQGTSIAQPLIYTIALAMEPYGRKGDPTYLTVAAELVHHIDDRERWHVGGELWVANTLALRAGYRGRYDLGTLTLGGGVQKDLGVGRRIGVDFAYINFGHLFDPPLRVSITGSF; encoded by the coding sequence GTGAAACGATTAACTATTTATACGATGCTCCTGGCCGTCGGGCTTTTGGGGTCAGACGCCTGGGCGCAAAATTATCAGTTGCCGTCCGGCGTGCGCGCGGGTCAGCATCGGACAAAAGAGTTCCACGGAACCGGGCGGGCTTCGTTCCACGCATTGAAGGTGGGGCAAAGCGCGCGGGCAGCAGCAATGGGCGATGCGTTTACAGCCGCAGCCGACGACATCAATGCGATGTTCTGGAACACGGCGGCATTGACCCATATCGAGCGATTTGAATATGCCCTGGGATATACCCGCTGGATGGTAGATTCGAAATTCTTCAACGGTGCGGTCGCCTGGCGATACGGCCAGCAGACCTTTGGGCTGTCGGTCATTCAGTTTGACGGGGGCACTTCCCGAGAGACCACGCCTCTGGATCCGCAAGGGCGTTTCACGAGGGATATATCGGCTGGCGATATTTTCATAAACTTCGGTTATGCGTACAAGATGACGGACAAATTGTCGCTGGGTGCGTCTATAAAGTGGATTCAAGAGACCCTGGATCAGGATAAGATCAACAGTGCCTCATTCGACTTTTCCAGTGTTTTTTACACCGGATTTGGCAGTTCGCGCCTGGCCATGACGCTTCGCAACTTCGGCAAAGACCAGGAACTCGTGATTCCCGGTTCTCTGCCGCAGGGCACTTCGATTGCCCAGCCCTTGATCTACACCATTGCCCTGGCAATGGAGCCGTACGGACGCAAGGGAGACCCCACGTATCTGACCGTGGCAGCAGAACTCGTACACCACATTGACGACCGCGAACGCTGGCATGTAGGCGGCGAATTGTGGGTAGCCAACACGCTGGCACTGCGGGCCGGTTACCGGGGGCGTTACGACCTGGGTACCTTGACACTGGGCGGCGGCGTCCAAAAGGATCTGGGTGTGGGACGGAGGATCGGCGTCGATTTTGCATATATAAATTTCGGCCACTTATTTGATCCGCCCCTGCGCGTATCCATAACCGGATCGTTCTAA